One window of Bacillus thermozeamaize genomic DNA carries:
- a CDS encoding DNA polymerase III subunit epsilon: MEAEFKNELQRLSVLISERKPHITNEEMTKQSLIIPFLQKLGYDVFNPLEVRPEYIADFGSKKGEKVDYAIFKNGNPIMFIEAKPVTENLDKHSTQLSRYFNATPEVKVAILTNGIQYKFFTDLNQENIMDSKPFLMFDMENLTSSDIEAIQQFTKQNFDTEKIRKYAEELVYMSNLNVTLKELFQNPSDDFIRFLIKDFSNTRITSNVIERFRPIIKKAISNTLLEIISEGLSSKELSQNEKTKPSDEEPSDETDDLDQEEENNSPKRVIVTHEDEIRTFEIVKNILVKAERDVSQLNYKDTTAYFSIFDRVTTRWFLRIDLDAIEKNIITRLDVNLASKLCPDFTVVQAPKGRGESRIIIQSIDDIEKLANLIVTAFDALNEPQETIKNELN, encoded by the coding sequence ATGGAGGCGGAATTTAAAAACGAGTTACAAAGATTGTCAGTTCTCATCAGCGAGAGAAAACCTCATATTACCAATGAAGAAATGACAAAACAGTCATTAATCATCCCTTTCTTACAAAAGCTTGGATATGATGTTTTCAATCCTCTTGAAGTAAGACCTGAATACATAGCGGATTTTGGTTCAAAAAAAGGCGAAAAAGTTGACTATGCTATTTTCAAAAACGGAAATCCTATCATGTTTATAGAGGCCAAACCAGTGACAGAAAACCTCGATAAACATAGCACTCAACTTTCAAGGTATTTTAATGCTACGCCGGAAGTTAAAGTGGCCATCCTAACAAACGGAATTCAATATAAGTTTTTCACTGACCTAAATCAAGAAAACATTATGGACTCAAAACCGTTTCTGATGTTTGATATGGAAAATTTAACCTCTTCAGACATCGAAGCGATACAGCAGTTTACAAAACAGAATTTCGATACTGAAAAAATAAGAAAATATGCAGAAGAACTCGTATATATGTCTAACTTAAATGTTACCTTAAAAGAATTGTTTCAAAATCCCTCAGACGACTTCATAAGATTCCTCATCAAAGACTTTAGTAATACGAGAATTACTTCAAATGTGATTGAGAGATTTCGTCCCATCATCAAAAAAGCCATTTCAAATACTCTGTTGGAAATAATAAGCGAAGGCTTATCATCAAAGGAACTATCACAAAATGAAAAAACAAAACCATCGGATGAAGAACCGTCTGACGAAACAGATGATTTAGATCAAGAGGAAGAAAACAATTCACCTAAGAGAGTCATTGTTACACATGAAGATGAAATAAGGACTTTTGAAATCGTAAAAAATATACTTGTAAAAGCAGAACGCGATGTCTCACAACTCAATTATAAAGATACAACCGCTTACTTCTCAATTTTCGATCGAGTAACAACACGTTGGTTTTTAAGGATTGATCTTGATGCAATTGAGAAAAATATCATTACACGATTAGATGTTAATCTTGCTTCGAAACTCTGTCCCGATTTTACAGTAGTCCAAGCACCTAAAGGCAGAGGGGAGAGCAGAATAATCATTCAATCCATTGACGACATCGAAAAACTAGCAAACTTAATCGTTACTGCATTTGATGCCTTAAATGAACCTCAAGAGACCATAAAAAATGAACTAAATTGA